In Microbacterium galbinum, a single window of DNA contains:
- a CDS encoding LacI family DNA-binding transcriptional regulator, protein MPPKSRGVTSIDVAKAAGVSQTTVSRIVNGREGVSDDIRAKVEAAIEKLGYRPNLSARSLVTSRTQTIGVVLGDPRNSYYAELLHTISGELNHAGYRTLILSGRADTTEDLARTLWETNVDGVILTTTLLSPDDEGRIVSLGVPSVTMGPGAAPASDSISPDNFEGGRIAARHLLDLGHRRIGVISGPLGAASVNDRHRGFLLEFAAAGVSFDEDLLEVADLDYTRAFDATTRLLQLPEPPTALFCHNDLVAFGALNAATALGVAVPDDVSILGFDDVAMSSWQAFDLTTVRQPILDMAHGAVELLLSRLASPEQDAAHVLLPCSLVERSTTRAL, encoded by the coding sequence ATGCCGCCGAAGTCCCGCGGTGTCACGAGCATCGATGTCGCCAAAGCGGCCGGAGTCTCGCAGACCACGGTCTCGCGCATCGTCAACGGGCGCGAAGGGGTGTCCGACGACATCCGCGCCAAGGTCGAGGCGGCGATCGAGAAGCTCGGCTACCGCCCCAACCTCAGCGCCCGCAGCCTCGTCACCAGCCGCACGCAGACGATCGGCGTCGTGCTCGGTGACCCGCGCAACAGCTACTACGCCGAACTGCTGCACACCATCAGCGGCGAGCTCAACCACGCCGGCTACCGCACGCTCATCCTCTCGGGGCGCGCCGACACCACCGAAGATCTCGCCCGCACGCTCTGGGAGACCAACGTCGACGGCGTCATCCTCACCACCACGCTGCTCTCCCCCGACGACGAGGGGCGCATCGTCTCGCTCGGCGTGCCCTCGGTCACGATGGGCCCGGGCGCCGCCCCGGCATCCGATTCCATCTCACCCGACAACTTCGAGGGCGGACGCATCGCCGCCCGGCACCTGCTCGACCTCGGCCACCGGCGCATCGGCGTGATCTCGGGACCCCTGGGCGCGGCATCCGTCAACGACCGGCACCGCGGCTTCCTGCTCGAGTTCGCCGCCGCCGGTGTCTCCTTCGACGAAGACCTGCTCGAGGTCGCCGACCTCGACTACACACGCGCCTTCGACGCCACGACCCGCCTGTTGCAGCTGCCCGAGCCGCCCACCGCGCTCTTCTGCCACAACGACCTCGTCGCCTTCGGAGCGCTGAACGCGGCCACCGCGCTCGGCGTCGCCGTGCCCGATGACGTCTCGATCCTCGGCTTCGACGACGTGGCGATGTCGTCGTGGCAGGCGTTCGACCTCACGACGGTGCGGCAGCCGATCCTCGACATGGCGCACGGCGCGGTCGAGCTGCTGCTCTCTCGCCTGGCCTCGCCCGAGCAGGATGCCGCGCACGTGCTGCTGCCGTGTTCTCTCGTCGAGCGGTCGACGACCCGCGCGCTCTGA
- a CDS encoding NRDE family protein: MCTVVIDVEDAASVRLLAVRDEDPQREWDALGPWWPEQYPGVIGIRDRRAGGAWLAVDPQRRRLAVLLNRADVQELPDDRAVSRGSLALESVAGRSPEGPLPMHGFNLLEVGPEGARVLSWDGAELRTTPVAAGTHMIAHDDLDDAVTPRIRTWLPRFRALAPAAESADWVAEWTALLAESAELSPEDDRAIIRDNRPHGYPTQSLLYATASVAPSGVDVRDHTLPSPAHWHA, encoded by the coding sequence GTGTGCACGGTCGTGATTGATGTCGAGGATGCCGCGTCGGTGAGACTGCTGGCGGTGCGTGACGAAGACCCGCAGCGCGAGTGGGACGCCCTGGGGCCGTGGTGGCCCGAGCAGTACCCGGGCGTGATCGGCATCCGCGACCGTCGTGCGGGCGGCGCCTGGCTCGCGGTCGACCCGCAGCGCCGACGCCTCGCCGTGCTGCTCAACCGCGCCGACGTGCAGGAGCTGCCCGATGACCGCGCCGTCTCGCGCGGATCGCTCGCCCTCGAGTCGGTCGCGGGCCGCTCACCCGAGGGCCCTCTGCCGATGCACGGCTTCAACCTGCTCGAGGTCGGACCCGAGGGAGCGCGGGTGCTCTCGTGGGACGGCGCCGAGCTGCGCACCACGCCCGTCGCCGCCGGCACCCACATGATCGCCCACGACGATCTCGACGACGCGGTCACCCCGCGCATCCGTACCTGGCTGCCGCGGTTCCGCGCGCTCGCTCCGGCCGCCGAGAGCGCGGACTGGGTGGCCGAGTGGACCGCCCTCCTCGCCGAGAGTGCTGAACTCTCCCCCGAAGACGACCGCGCGATCATCCGCGACAACCGCCCGCACGGCTATCCCACGCAGTCGCTGCTGTACGCCACGGCATCCGTCGCGCCGTCGGGCGTGGACGTGCGCGATCACACCCTGCCCTCGCCCGCGCATTGGCACGCCTGA
- the coaBC gene encoding bifunctional phosphopantothenoylcysteine decarboxylase/phosphopantothenate--cysteine ligase CoaBC produces the protein MNIVVGVTGGIAAYKTVHLVRLLIKAGHDVTVVPTEDALRFVGTPTWEAISRHPVTTSVHDDVARVRHVALGQAAELVIVAPATANTIASMTAGLASDLLGTTLLATEAPVLIAPAMHAEMWRHPATQSNIAILRERGVHLVGPADGELAGGDSGPGRMSEPEEIFAAAQALLAPGDLAGLRVAVSAGGTREPIDPVRFLGNRSSGRQGTALAAEAAARGAEVTLVAAHIDAAILASARHPSVAIVRVGTAAELGSAMKDAAASADVVIMAAAVADYRPARAADHKLTKEEGVLDRVDLVENEDVVAALAARRAEGRAPEGQTIVAFAAETLTDAEQRRERARRKRERKGVDLLAVNLADAENGFERTDNAVEIIGEGGAVVAEASGTKREVAGAIWDAVRMLR, from the coding sequence GTGAACATCGTCGTCGGAGTCACGGGCGGCATCGCCGCGTACAAGACGGTGCACCTCGTGCGCCTCCTCATCAAGGCCGGTCATGACGTGACCGTCGTGCCCACCGAAGACGCGCTGCGCTTCGTCGGCACCCCCACGTGGGAGGCGATCAGCCGGCATCCCGTCACGACGAGCGTGCACGACGACGTCGCCCGCGTACGTCACGTCGCTCTGGGGCAGGCCGCCGAGCTCGTGATCGTCGCGCCGGCCACCGCGAACACGATCGCGTCGATGACGGCCGGGCTGGCGAGCGACCTGCTCGGCACGACGCTGCTCGCCACCGAGGCTCCCGTGCTGATCGCGCCCGCCATGCACGCCGAGATGTGGCGGCATCCGGCGACGCAGTCGAACATCGCGATCCTCCGCGAGCGAGGAGTGCACCTGGTGGGTCCCGCCGACGGCGAGTTGGCCGGCGGAGACAGCGGGCCGGGGCGGATGTCGGAGCCGGAGGAGATCTTCGCCGCGGCCCAGGCGCTGCTCGCTCCCGGCGATCTCGCGGGCCTTCGTGTCGCCGTCTCGGCGGGCGGCACCCGGGAGCCGATCGACCCCGTGCGCTTCCTCGGCAACCGTTCGAGCGGACGTCAGGGCACCGCGCTCGCCGCGGAGGCCGCCGCCCGCGGTGCCGAGGTCACCCTCGTCGCCGCGCACATCGATGCCGCGATCCTGGCGTCGGCGCGGCATCCGTCGGTCGCGATCGTTCGCGTCGGAACGGCGGCCGAACTCGGAAGCGCGATGAAGGATGCCGCGGCATCGGCGGACGTCGTGATCATGGCAGCCGCGGTCGCCGACTACCGACCCGCGCGCGCCGCTGACCACAAGCTCACGAAGGAGGAGGGCGTGCTCGATCGCGTCGACCTCGTCGAGAACGAGGACGTCGTGGCCGCGCTCGCCGCTCGTCGCGCCGAAGGCCGCGCCCCCGAGGGGCAGACGATCGTGGCGTTCGCCGCCGAGACGCTGACGGATGCCGAGCAGCGCCGTGAGCGCGCTCGCCGCAAGCGCGAGCGCAAGGGCGTCGACCTGCTGGCCGTGAACCTCGCGGATGCCGAGAACGGCTTCGAGCGCACCGACAACGCGGTCGAGATCATCGGTGAGGGCGGAGCGGTCGTGGCCGAGGCATCCGGGACCAAGCGCGAGGTCGCGGGCGCGATCTGGGATGCGGTGCGGATGCTGCGCTGA
- a CDS encoding ATP-dependent Clp protease ATP-binding subunit, whose translation MTTPQTGSQNDQQSALEQFGINLTDRARQGKLDPVIGRDSEIRRVSQVLTRRTKNNPVLIGEPGVGKTAVVEGLAQRIVAGDVAESLKDKELITLDISALVAGAMYRGQFEERLKQVLKEITESDGQIITFIDELHVLMGAGGGEGSVAASNMLKPMLARGELRLIGATTLNEYREFIEKDAALERRFQQVYVGEPTVEDTIAILRGLKERYEAHHKVAISDGALVAAASLSNRYLPARQLPDKAIDLIDEAASRLRMEIDSAPVEIDELRRHVDRLKLEELALKKEKDPASKERLATLRADLATEQAKLGELQARWERERASLNRVGDLKTRLDAARSDAERAQREGNLERASRLLYAEIPALEREVMEAERSESVDSDGERRMVNEQVTDEDIAGVIAAWTGIPVGRLLQGETEKLLHLESELGKRLIGQKDAVKAVSDAVRRSRAGISDPGRPTGSFLFLGPTGVGKTELAKALAQFLFDDEHAMVRIDMSEYGEKHSVSRLVGAPPGYVGYEQGGQLTEAVRRRPYSVILLDEVEKAHPEVFDVLLQVLDDGRLTDGQGRTVDFSNVILILTSNIGSPILIDPVLSVEQKREQVMALVQQAFRPEFLNRLDDIVMFQALSEDDLAQIVELSIDQLHTRLHDRRLTLAVTPDARSWLAERGYDPVFGARPLRRLIQSEVQNKLATALLSGGVRDGDTVRVDVAADGTGLVLTAEAPASVPDDDDDVIEAELLDD comes from the coding sequence ATGACCACCCCGCAGACCGGTTCCCAGAACGACCAGCAGTCCGCGCTCGAGCAGTTCGGGATCAACCTCACCGACCGCGCCCGTCAGGGCAAGCTCGACCCCGTGATCGGCCGCGACAGCGAGATCCGCCGCGTGAGCCAGGTGCTCACCCGCCGCACCAAGAACAATCCGGTGCTCATCGGCGAGCCCGGCGTCGGCAAGACCGCCGTCGTCGAGGGCCTCGCCCAGCGCATCGTCGCGGGTGACGTCGCCGAGTCCCTCAAGGACAAGGAGCTGATCACGCTCGACATCTCGGCGCTCGTCGCCGGCGCGATGTACCGCGGGCAGTTCGAGGAGCGGCTGAAGCAGGTCCTCAAGGAGATCACCGAGTCCGACGGGCAGATCATCACGTTCATCGACGAGCTGCACGTGCTCATGGGCGCGGGCGGCGGGGAGGGCTCGGTCGCGGCATCCAACATGCTCAAGCCGATGCTCGCCCGGGGAGAGCTGCGCCTCATCGGCGCCACCACGCTCAACGAGTACCGCGAGTTCATCGAGAAGGATGCCGCGCTCGAGCGCCGCTTCCAGCAGGTCTACGTCGGTGAGCCGACCGTCGAAGACACGATCGCCATCCTCCGTGGGCTCAAGGAGCGCTACGAGGCGCACCACAAGGTCGCCATCTCCGATGGTGCGCTCGTGGCGGCGGCATCCCTGTCGAACCGGTACCTGCCCGCGCGGCAGCTGCCCGACAAGGCGATCGACCTGATCGACGAGGCCGCCTCGCGGCTGCGCATGGAGATCGACTCGGCCCCGGTCGAGATCGACGAGCTGCGCCGCCACGTCGACCGTCTCAAGCTCGAAGAGCTCGCGCTCAAGAAGGAGAAGGACCCGGCATCGAAGGAGCGCCTCGCGACTCTCCGCGCCGACCTCGCCACCGAGCAGGCCAAGCTCGGCGAGCTGCAGGCCCGGTGGGAGCGCGAACGCGCGTCGCTCAACCGCGTCGGCGACCTGAAGACGCGCCTGGATGCCGCCCGCAGCGACGCCGAGCGCGCGCAGCGCGAGGGCAACCTCGAGCGCGCCTCCCGGCTGCTCTACGCCGAGATCCCGGCGCTCGAGCGCGAGGTCATGGAGGCCGAGCGGTCGGAGTCCGTCGACTCCGACGGCGAGCGGCGCATGGTCAACGAGCAGGTCACCGATGAAGACATCGCCGGCGTCATCGCGGCGTGGACCGGCATCCCCGTCGGTCGCCTGCTGCAGGGCGAGACCGAGAAGCTGCTGCACCTCGAGTCCGAGCTGGGCAAGCGCCTGATCGGACAGAAGGATGCCGTCAAGGCCGTGTCGGATGCCGTGCGCCGCTCGCGCGCGGGCATCAGCGATCCCGGTCGCCCCACCGGTTCGTTCCTGTTCCTCGGGCCGACCGGTGTCGGAAAGACCGAACTCGCGAAGGCGCTCGCCCAGTTCCTCTTCGACGACGAGCACGCCATGGTGCGCATCGACATGTCGGAGTACGGCGAGAAGCACTCCGTCTCGCGTCTCGTCGGAGCCCCTCCCGGGTACGTCGGCTACGAGCAGGGCGGTCAGCTGACCGAGGCCGTGCGTCGTCGCCCGTACAGCGTGATCCTGCTCGACGAGGTCGAGAAGGCGCACCCCGAGGTGTTCGACGTGCTGCTGCAGGTGCTCGACGACGGCCGCCTCACCGACGGGCAGGGCCGCACGGTCGACTTCTCGAACGTGATCCTGATCCTCACGTCGAACATCGGCTCGCCGATCCTCATCGACCCGGTCCTCTCGGTCGAGCAGAAGCGCGAGCAGGTGATGGCGCTCGTGCAGCAGGCGTTCCGGCCCGAGTTCCTCAACCGTCTCGACGACATCGTGATGTTCCAGGCGCTCAGCGAAGACGACCTCGCGCAGATCGTGGAGCTGTCGATCGATCAGCTGCACACGCGGTTGCACGATCGCCGGCTCACCCTCGCGGTCACGCCCGACGCGCGATCGTGGCTCGCCGAGCGCGGGTACGACCCGGTGTTCGGTGCGCGCCCGCTGCGCCGCCTCATCCAGAGCGAGGTGCAGAACAAGCTGGCGACCGCGCTGCTCTCGGGCGGCGTGCGCGACGGCGACACGGTGCGCGTCGACGTCGCGGCCGACGGCACGGGTCTCGTGCTCACGGCCGAGGCCCCGGCATCCGTTCCCGACGACGATGACGACGTGATCGAGGCCGAGCTCCTCGACGACTGA
- a CDS encoding APC family permease has protein sequence MAIQRRVKSVEQSMAETHDEKRSLKRSLGVWDLAVMGVAVAVGAGIFSVGAEASARHAGPAVIISFIIAAAVCGLAILCYAEFASSIPVAGSAYTFTYSTLGEFLAWIIGWDLILEMLMASAVIAKYWGVYLGDTVSLFDLDIPMSVQLGGVSFDWGPVVIVAIFTLLLALGTRLSSRVNSVFTVIKVAIVLFVIVVGLFFVNGANYSPFVPPAQEGVASESAWTQSLFSFMTGSDPTMYGVFGILSGAALVFFAFIGFDVVATSAEETKDPKRTVPRGIILGLIIVTVLYVLVAIVITGMVSYTELAKLDEPSLSSAFELVGATWAAQVIAIGSLVGLTTVVMVLLMGLARVVFAMSRDGLLPRALSVTDKKRGTPIRIQLIVGVIIAIIAGFFDVQVLGDMINIGTLSAFVLVSIGVPILRKTRPDLERPFMVPLSPWLPWISALACFWLMLHLSTETWVRFAIWLAIGMIIYFAYSRRHSIIGQGLEKDALGGIRSERLK, from the coding sequence ATGGCGATTCAGCGCAGAGTGAAGTCGGTCGAGCAGTCGATGGCGGAGACGCACGACGAGAAACGCTCCCTCAAACGCTCGCTCGGCGTCTGGGACCTCGCGGTCATGGGCGTCGCCGTCGCGGTCGGCGCCGGCATCTTCTCGGTCGGAGCCGAGGCATCCGCCCGTCATGCCGGCCCGGCCGTCATCATCTCGTTCATCATCGCCGCCGCCGTGTGCGGCCTCGCGATCCTCTGCTACGCCGAGTTCGCGTCGTCGATCCCGGTCGCCGGCTCCGCGTACACGTTCACGTACTCGACGCTCGGCGAGTTCCTCGCCTGGATCATCGGCTGGGACCTCATCCTCGAGATGCTCATGGCCTCGGCCGTCATCGCGAAGTACTGGGGCGTGTACCTCGGTGACACCGTCTCGCTGTTCGACCTCGACATCCCGATGTCGGTGCAGCTCGGCGGCGTCAGCTTCGACTGGGGTCCCGTCGTCATCGTCGCGATCTTCACCCTGCTGCTCGCACTCGGCACGCGCCTGTCGAGCCGCGTCAACAGCGTCTTCACGGTCATCAAGGTCGCGATCGTGCTGTTCGTGATCGTCGTCGGACTCTTCTTCGTGAACGGCGCGAACTACTCGCCGTTCGTTCCCCCGGCGCAGGAGGGCGTGGCATCGGAGAGCGCCTGGACCCAGTCGCTGTTCTCGTTCATGACCGGCTCCGACCCGACGATGTACGGCGTGTTCGGCATCCTCTCGGGCGCCGCACTGGTGTTCTTCGCGTTCATCGGTTTCGACGTCGTCGCCACCAGCGCCGAGGAGACCAAGGACCCGAAGCGCACGGTTCCCCGCGGCATCATCCTGGGCCTCATCATCGTGACCGTGCTCTACGTGCTCGTCGCGATCGTCATCACCGGAATGGTCTCGTACACCGAGCTCGCGAAGCTCGACGAACCGTCGCTGTCGAGCGCCTTCGAACTCGTCGGCGCGACCTGGGCGGCGCAGGTCATCGCGATCGGCAGTCTGGTCGGCCTGACCACGGTCGTGATGGTGCTGCTCATGGGCCTCGCGCGCGTGGTGTTCGCGATGAGCCGCGACGGCCTGCTGCCCCGCGCCCTCAGCGTCACCGACAAGAAGCGCGGCACCCCGATCCGCATCCAGCTGATCGTCGGGGTGATCATCGCGATCATCGCCGGATTCTTCGACGTGCAGGTGCTCGGCGACATGATCAACATCGGCACGCTGTCGGCGTTCGTCCTCGTGAGCATCGGGGTGCCGATCCTGCGCAAGACCCGCCCCGACCTCGAGCGTCCGTTCATGGTTCCGCTCTCGCCGTGGCTGCCGTGGATCTCGGCGCTCGCCTGCTTCTGGCTGATGCTCCACCTCAGCACCGAGACCTGGGTGCGATTCGCGATCTGGCTCGCGATCGGCATGATCATCTACTTCGCCTACTCGCGACGGCACTCGATCATCGGGCAGGGGCTCGAGAAGGACGCTCTGGGCGGCATCCGCAGCGAACGGCTGAAGTAG
- a CDS encoding nitroreductase family protein: MSIPTLVRTAPTEHPVLEVLAERWSPRAFDAENAIDEAKLAASLEAARWTPSANNSQPWRFIVARRGTALHAQVVDALVGFNQAWAVNAAVLVVAVAETATEDGTPITHALYDLGQAVAHFSVQAHHEGLLVHQMSGFDPEAVREFADLEPRFSAVTVFAVGEFGDVTALPEVLQQRETAPRVRRPIAETVILSA, from the coding sequence GTGAGCATTCCCACCCTCGTCCGCACCGCACCCACCGAGCACCCCGTCCTCGAGGTGCTCGCCGAGCGCTGGAGCCCCCGCGCCTTCGACGCCGAGAACGCGATCGACGAGGCCAAGCTGGCCGCCTCCCTCGAAGCCGCCCGCTGGACGCCCTCGGCCAACAACTCGCAGCCGTGGCGCTTCATCGTCGCCCGCCGCGGAACGGCCCTGCACGCACAGGTCGTCGACGCGCTCGTCGGCTTCAACCAGGCCTGGGCCGTGAACGCCGCCGTCCTCGTCGTCGCCGTCGCCGAGACCGCCACCGAAGACGGCACGCCGATCACCCACGCCCTCTACGACCTCGGCCAGGCTGTCGCGCACTTCTCGGTGCAGGCTCACCACGAGGGACTCCTCGTGCACCAGATGAGCGGATTCGACCCGGAGGCCGTGCGCGAGTTCGCCGACCTCGAGCCCCGTTTCTCGGCCGTCACGGTCTTCGCCGTCGGCGAGTTCGGCGACGTGACCGCCCTCCCCGAGGTGCTGCAGCAGCGCGAGACCGCACCGCGCGTGCGCCGCCCGATCGCCGAGACGGTCATCCTCAGCGCCTGA
- a CDS encoding ABC transporter permease, translating to MTTSTPGGGSPIRSSSGIWLVAEREIGSKLRSKAFVISTVILMLIALAGVLIGGFASNNSGTDKTPVAATSETASAVSALPDVEVTEVADDAAAEQLVREEKVDAAVVSSGGPTGYTVIALKDAPSSLVSGLSQTPEVQILEPATTNPLLRYFIALAFGIVFLMAASTFGGTIAQSVVEEKQTRVVELLLSAIPARTLLAGKVIGNTILAMAQIVGLAAIATVGLIVTGQRDVLTLLGGPILWFAVFFLFGFVLLASLFAAAASMVSRQEDIGATTTPITMLIMAPYILVIVFNDNALVLTIMSYVPFSAPVGMPMRLFVGEAQWWEPILSLAILLVSCIAAIAIGAKIYENSLLRMGSRVKLTEALRG from the coding sequence GTGACCACGTCGACTCCCGGGGGAGGCTCCCCCATCCGCAGCTCCAGCGGGATCTGGCTCGTCGCCGAGCGCGAGATCGGTTCGAAGCTGCGCAGCAAGGCGTTCGTCATCTCGACCGTCATCCTCATGCTCATCGCTCTCGCCGGCGTGCTGATCGGCGGGTTCGCCAGCAACAACAGCGGCACCGACAAGACCCCGGTCGCCGCGACCTCCGAGACGGCATCCGCGGTGTCGGCACTGCCCGACGTCGAGGTGACCGAGGTCGCCGACGACGCGGCCGCCGAGCAGCTCGTGCGCGAGGAGAAGGTCGACGCGGCGGTCGTCTCGAGCGGCGGGCCCACCGGGTACACCGTCATCGCGCTCAAGGACGCCCCGAGCTCCCTTGTCAGCGGCCTCTCGCAGACGCCCGAGGTGCAGATCCTCGAACCTGCGACCACCAACCCGCTGCTGCGGTACTTCATCGCGCTCGCCTTCGGCATCGTCTTCCTCATGGCGGCGTCGACCTTCGGCGGCACGATCGCGCAGAGCGTCGTCGAAGAGAAGCAGACCCGCGTGGTCGAGCTGCTGCTGTCGGCGATCCCCGCCCGCACCCTCCTCGCCGGGAAGGTCATCGGCAACACGATCCTCGCGATGGCGCAGATCGTCGGCCTCGCCGCGATCGCCACCGTCGGACTCATCGTCACCGGGCAGAGAGACGTGCTGACGCTGCTCGGCGGCCCGATCCTGTGGTTCGCGGTGTTCTTCCTCTTCGGCTTCGTGCTGCTGGCCTCGCTGTTCGCCGCGGCGGCCTCGATGGTGTCACGCCAGGAGGACATCGGCGCCACCACGACCCCGATCACGATGCTCATCATGGCGCCGTACATCCTCGTCATCGTCTTCAACGACAACGCGCTGGTGCTGACGATCATGTCGTACGTACCGTTCTCGGCCCCGGTCGGGATGCCGATGCGCCTGTTCGTCGGCGAGGCGCAGTGGTGGGAGCCGATCCTGTCGCTGGCGATCCTGCTGGTGAGCTGCATCGCCGCGATCGCGATCGGCGCGAAGATCTACGAGAACTCGCTGCTGCGCATGGGCTCGCGGGTCAAGCTCACCGAGGCGCTGCGCGGCTGA
- a CDS encoding ABC transporter ATP-binding protein, translated as MTSGKLELHGITKSYGSRRVLDDVSFDVAPGRLTGFVGGNGAGKTTTMRIVLGLLSSDSGTVTLDGTAVTGDDRRNFGYMPEERGLYPKMKVLEQIVYLARLHGFSKTDAATRATAILTDLGLGERLNDTIESLSLGNQQRAQIAAALVHDPKVLILDEPFSGLDPLAVDVVASTLQATAAQGASILFSSHQLDVVERLCDDLVILAGGTIRAAGSRDGLRAQHAGSRYELVSAGDAGWLRTEPGVTVVDFEGGYALFDTDGAETAQRVLRTAVAHGDVASFAPKHPSLAQIFKEVIQ; from the coding sequence ATGACCTCAGGAAAGCTCGAACTCCACGGCATCACCAAGAGCTACGGCTCGCGGCGCGTGCTCGACGACGTCTCGTTCGACGTCGCCCCCGGCCGGCTCACCGGCTTCGTGGGCGGCAACGGTGCGGGCAAGACCACGACCATGCGCATCGTGCTCGGACTCCTCTCGTCGGACTCCGGCACCGTCACCCTCGACGGCACGGCCGTCACCGGCGACGACCGCCGCAACTTCGGGTACATGCCCGAGGAGCGCGGGCTCTACCCCAAGATGAAGGTGCTCGAGCAGATCGTCTACCTCGCCCGGCTGCACGGATTCAGCAAGACGGATGCCGCCACCCGCGCCACCGCGATCCTCACCGACCTCGGCCTCGGGGAGCGCCTGAACGACACGATCGAGTCGCTGTCGCTCGGAAACCAGCAGCGTGCGCAGATCGCCGCGGCCCTCGTGCACGACCCGAAGGTGCTCATCCTCGACGAGCCGTTCTCGGGTCTCGACCCGCTCGCGGTCGACGTCGTCGCCTCGACGCTGCAGGCCACCGCCGCCCAGGGCGCATCCATCCTGTTCTCCTCGCACCAGCTCGACGTCGTCGAGCGCCTCTGCGACGACCTCGTCATCCTCGCCGGGGGCACGATCCGCGCCGCCGGTTCCCGCGACGGGCTCCGCGCCCAGCACGCCGGCAGCCGCTACGAGCTGGTCTCGGCGGGTGACGCCGGATGGCTGCGCACCGAACCGGGCGTCACCGTCGTCGACTTCGAGGGCGGCTACGCCCTATTCGACACCGACGGCGCGGAGACCGCGCAGCGCGTGCTGCGCACCGCCGTCGCCCACGGCGACGTCGCGAGCTTCGCCCCCAAGCATCCGTCCCTCGCCCAGATCTTCAAGGAGGTCATCCAGTGA
- a CDS encoding benzoate/H(+) symporter BenE family transporter, protein MSADASAASAAPPAPLSRPILAGIVTALVGFTSSFAVVLTGLSAVGASAAQAASGLLAASLTMGLACIVLAWRYRMPITVAWSTPGAALLAATGTTAGAIEGGWPAAVGAFLVTAALILLTALWPALGGFIARIPASIAQAMLAGVLLPLCLAPITGIVENPWGVVPVVTTWLIVARLAPRWAVPVAFLAAAVVVAVELVRQGTAIDPGILLPRVELTAPTFTVGAIVGLALPLFIVTMASQNVPGVAIMRSFGYEVPWRPAMLVTGLGTAIGAPAGGHAINLAAISAALAASPDADPDPKRRWVAGVSTGASYLVLGAASAAFAALVLLAPAAVIPAVAGLALFAAFGSAVQQAIDDPGERLPAVVTFLVAASGISVLGVSAAFWALVAGLVVRTVLHSARR, encoded by the coding sequence ATGTCCGCCGACGCGTCCGCCGCATCCGCCGCGCCCCCTGCCCCGCTCTCGCGCCCGATCCTCGCGGGCATCGTCACGGCGCTCGTCGGCTTCACCAGCTCGTTCGCGGTCGTGCTCACCGGACTCTCGGCGGTGGGAGCATCCGCCGCCCAGGCCGCCAGCGGCCTGCTCGCCGCCAGCCTCACCATGGGACTCGCGTGCATCGTGCTCGCCTGGCGCTATCGGATGCCGATCACCGTCGCGTGGTCGACGCCCGGCGCCGCTCTGCTCGCCGCGACCGGCACCACGGCGGGCGCCATCGAGGGCGGCTGGCCCGCCGCCGTCGGCGCGTTCCTCGTCACGGCGGCGCTCATCCTGCTCACCGCGCTGTGGCCGGCCCTCGGCGGATTCATCGCGCGCATCCCCGCGTCGATCGCGCAGGCGATGCTCGCGGGTGTGCTGCTGCCGCTCTGCCTCGCCCCCATCACCGGAATCGTCGAGAACCCCTGGGGCGTCGTGCCGGTCGTGACGACCTGGCTGATCGTCGCCCGGCTCGCGCCGCGCTGGGCGGTTCCGGTCGCGTTCCTCGCCGCGGCGGTGGTCGTGGCCGTCGAGCTCGTACGTCAGGGCACGGCGATCGATCCGGGCATCCTGCTCCCCCGCGTCGAACTCACCGCCCCCACCTTCACGGTCGGCGCGATCGTGGGCCTGGCGCTGCCCCTCTTCATCGTCACGATGGCGTCGCAGAACGTTCCGGGCGTCGCGATCATGCGCAGCTTCGGCTACGAGGTGCCGTGGCGGCCGGCGATGCTCGTCACCGGACTCGGCACGGCGATCGGCGCTCCCGCGGGCGGGCACGCGATCAACCTCGCCGCGATCAGCGCCGCCCTCGCCGCCTCTCCCGACGCAGACCCCGACCCGAAGCGCCGCTGGGTCGCCGGCGTCTCGACCGGGGCCTCGTATCTCGTGCTCGGCGCCGCCTCCGCCGCGTTCGCGGCCCTCGTACTGCTCGCGCCCGCCGCCGTCATCCCCGCCGTCGCGGGGCTCGCCCTCTTCGCAGCCTTCGGCTCGGCCGTGCAGCAGGCCATCGACGATCCGGGCGAGCGACTGCCGGCCGTGGTCACCTTCCTCGTCGCGGCATCCGGCATCTCCGTGCTCGGCGTCAGCGCCGCGTTCTGGGCGCTGGTGGCCGGACTCGTCGTGCGCACGGTTCTGCACAGCGCGCGGCGGTAG